One part of the Ziziphus jujuba cultivar Dongzao chromosome 2, ASM3175591v1 genome encodes these proteins:
- the LOC107419040 gene encoding putative F-box protein At1g30920: MKESKKVKAVDYIPADITPEILSRTSLETLGRCRLVSKEFQQIAYDPNFLQNFSERTKTVSGIVIDLEFNPTPIFIDVANHNNQSALKHSSFTLFEENNFRFRILAASKCGILFCKTKEDKYYVCKPTTKQWQQIPTPSIPWTITVVHGMVVFGSAPLRYKIVVFVPRNWCKSKYSCHIFDSETWAWKQLKDPLQIPVNSHHFSYTSNAAVSVCGKLYWRLKGEPNSEILQFDFEDESWDIFELPRPLCKFRYCRYTLLVEYKGRLGLICSFVRKIEKCDCMELWVMEGQNTWTKAHKFCIMSLKNKLPHIDCHEPVALLNSDLLVYRSGISTSKVILFKLQDCSFKAVELKCFLGFSVFYVFQSDLELVNFRGSSDQV, encoded by the coding sequence ATGAAAGAAAGTAAGAAAGTCAAGGCGGTAGATTATATTCCGGCAGATATTACGCCTGAGATTTTGTCAAGAACATCGCTGGAAACTCTGGGGCGTTGTCGGCTTGTTTCCAAAGAATTCCAGCAGATCGCCTACGACCCAAATTTCTTACAGAATTTCTCCGAAAGAACAAAAACAGTATCTGGGATCGTCATCGACTTAGAGTTCAACCCTACACCGATCTTTATTGATGTTGCAAATCACAATAATCAATCAGCTTTAAAACATTCCTCCTTTACTCTTTtcgaagaaaataattttagattCAGAATTTTAGCAGCTTCCAAGTGTGGTATTCTATTTTGTAAGACTAAGGAGGATAAATATTACGTTTGCAAGCCCACAACTAAACAATGGCAACAGATACCAACTCCAAGTATACCATGGACTATAACTGTAGTACATGGTATGGTGGTGTTTGGGTCTGCACCTTTGCGCTACAAAATTGTTGTGTTTGTACCAAGGAATTGGTGCAAGTCTAAGTACAGTTGTCACATATTTGATTCAGAAACCTGGGCATGGAAGCAATTGAAAGATCCATTACAGATACCTGTGAACAGCCATCATTTCTCTTACACTTCAAATGCTGCTGTCTCAGTCTGCGGAAAATTGTACTGGCGCCTGAAAGGCGAACCCAATTCAGAGATATTACAGTTCGATTTCGAGGATGAGAGTTGGGATATTTTCGAATTACCTAGGCCGTTGTGTAAGTTCCGATATTGCAGGTACACGTTGCTTGTGGAGTACAAGGGTCGGCTTGGTTTGATATGCTCTTTTGtcagaaaaatagagaaatgtGATTGCATGGAATTGTGGGTTATGGAAGGTCAAAATACATGGACTAAGGCACATAAATTTTGCATTATGAGTCTTAAGAATAAGCTACCGCACATTGATTGTCATGAACCTGTAGCTCTTCTTAACAGTGATCTTCTAGTTTACCGGAGTGGAATATCCACTTCCAAGGTTATACTTTTCAAACTTCAGGATTGCAGTTTCAAGGCAGTTGAATTGAAGTGTTTCCTAGGCTTTTCAGTTTTTTACGTTTTTCAATCAGATTTGGAACTTGTTAATTTTAGGGGCTCGAGTGATCAGGTGTGA